A stretch of the Teredinibacter haidensis genome encodes the following:
- a CDS encoding LysM peptidoglycan-binding domain-containing protein, with protein MKKHFSGVLAALALFAAIPAGFAEEPELHDTVPATHTVVKGDTLWDISAAFLKNPWMWPEIWHVNTQISNPHLIYPGDVIRLIYMDGKPRLTLDTSGRIFKLSPKARVLSEGEAIQTIPLDEINAFLSRSRISSNDELDAAPYVLSGMDEHLIVGAGDRLYARGTFEEGSRVYGVYRKGDEFVDPETREKLGVLAEDIGTAELMSTDQEVSTLKVSRTTEEIRAGDRFLRQEERAIDSTFYPSPPMEGFEGEILSVEKGLHQVGTMDVVVINRGEREGVIPGNVMAIYKRGGKIRDRVTGERVQLPDERAGVLMVFRVFDKVSLGIVLEAYRGISVTDYVRKP; from the coding sequence ATGAAAAAGCATTTTTCTGGCGTGCTCGCCGCTCTGGCCCTTTTTGCCGCAATCCCTGCGGGTTTCGCCGAAGAGCCTGAATTACACGATACAGTCCCTGCTACGCACACCGTTGTTAAGGGCGACACCCTTTGGGATATTTCCGCTGCCTTTTTGAAAAATCCCTGGATGTGGCCCGAAATCTGGCATGTGAATACCCAAATTTCGAACCCACACCTTATCTACCCTGGCGATGTTATCCGTCTTATTTATATGGATGGCAAGCCACGTCTTACATTGGACACCTCCGGTCGAATCTTTAAACTCAGCCCCAAGGCGCGGGTGTTGTCCGAGGGCGAAGCGATACAAACCATACCGTTGGACGAAATTAACGCATTTCTGTCGCGCAGCCGTATATCGTCTAATGATGAACTGGATGCAGCCCCTTATGTTCTGTCCGGCATGGACGAGCACCTGATTGTGGGGGCTGGCGACCGCCTTTATGCGCGTGGCACATTCGAAGAAGGCTCACGTGTTTACGGGGTATATCGCAAGGGTGATGAATTTGTTGATCCGGAAACCCGGGAAAAGCTGGGTGTCTTGGCGGAAGATATCGGTACGGCAGAACTGATGTCGACGGATCAGGAAGTCAGCACACTGAAAGTCTCCCGCACCACAGAAGAAATACGTGCAGGTGATCGTTTTCTACGCCAGGAAGAGCGCGCAATCGACTCAACTTTTTATCCTTCACCACCCATGGAGGGTTTTGAGGGCGAGATTCTTTCGGTTGAAAAGGGTCTGCATCAGGTTGGCACCATGGATGTCGTCGTGATCAATCGCGGTGAGCGAGAAGGTGTTATTCCCGGCAACGTTATGGCCATTTACAAACGTGGCGGAAAAATTCGTGATCGCGTTACCGGTGAACGTGTGCAGTTGCCCGATGAGCGCGCTGGTGTTCTGATGGTCTTTCGCGTATTTGATAAAGTCAGCTTAGGTATTGTGTTAGAAGCGTACCGAGGTATTTCAGTAACGGATTACGTTAGAAAGCCTTAA
- the dprA gene encoding DNA-processing protein DprA — protein MLLNSVEQKLLFQHLPGIGAASYWKLMERSPSLASVLESPPETHSDIFSDEAQQMLRELQHTGENCELVRLVRADLEWADRHGIQVLDTDHEHYPDLLRQIKRQPPVLYVAGDVTQLSFPQIAVVGSRSPTPSGRGSAFDFSKALAASGFTITSGLALGVDAAAHQGALACQGKTIAVLGTGIDQVYPRRNKQIADQIVNNGGALVSEFPLGTVAHPGNFPQRNRIISGMSCGTLVVEAAVRSGSLITARYALQQNRELFAIPGSIHNPLARGCHSLIKEGAKLVESADDIVSELNGFLQLKWGQLNLDKTADTRIIESEIVANDQEDVVLQQLGYEPTPIDVITERTELPVGDVMACLLTLELKGLVANLGTGYMRIRHSEAGRAGLSFKSN, from the coding sequence GTGTTATTGAACTCCGTAGAACAAAAATTACTATTTCAACACCTCCCAGGTATTGGTGCGGCTAGCTATTGGAAGCTCATGGAGCGTTCTCCCAGCCTCGCCTCCGTACTGGAATCCCCTCCCGAAACCCACAGCGATATATTTTCCGACGAAGCTCAGCAAATGTTGCGCGAGCTGCAGCACACCGGGGAAAATTGTGAGCTGGTGCGGTTGGTAAGAGCCGATTTGGAGTGGGCCGATCGCCACGGTATTCAAGTATTGGATACCGACCACGAGCACTACCCAGATTTATTGCGTCAAATAAAACGCCAACCGCCCGTTCTCTACGTGGCCGGTGATGTTACCCAGCTTTCTTTCCCTCAAATCGCCGTTGTCGGCAGCCGCAGTCCAACCCCCTCTGGCAGAGGCTCAGCGTTCGATTTTAGTAAGGCGTTGGCTGCCAGCGGTTTTACCATTACCAGTGGCCTGGCGTTGGGTGTCGATGCGGCTGCGCATCAGGGTGCGTTGGCCTGTCAGGGCAAAACCATCGCAGTGCTGGGGACGGGAATCGATCAGGTTTACCCTCGGCGCAACAAGCAAATCGCCGATCAGATCGTTAACAATGGCGGCGCTTTGGTGAGCGAATTCCCACTGGGCACGGTCGCTCATCCAGGCAACTTCCCCCAGCGTAATCGTATTATCAGCGGAATGAGCTGCGGTACCCTCGTGGTGGAAGCCGCCGTTCGCAGTGGTTCTTTGATAACCGCTCGCTATGCACTGCAACAGAACCGCGAGCTGTTTGCCATTCCCGGTTCCATTCACAACCCGCTGGCGCGAGGCTGCCACAGCCTGATTAAAGAAGGCGCCAAGCTGGTGGAAAGCGCCGACGATATTGTTTCTGAGTTGAACGGTTTTCTGCAGTTGAAGTGGGGCCAGCTAAACCTGGATAAAACCGCCGATACCCGCATAATCGAATCGGAAATTGTTGCCAATGACCAAGAAGATGTTGTGCTCCAACAGCTGGGCTACGAGCCCACGCCCATCGATGTGATCACCGAGCGCACCGAGTTGCCGGTCGGCGATGTCATGGCTTGCCTGCTTACACTTGAACTGAAGGGCTTAGTGGCCAACCTTGGTACCGGCTATATGCGTATCCGCCACAGCGAAGCGGGACGCGCGGGCTTGTCCTTTAAGTCCAATTAG
- the purE gene encoding 5-(carboxyamino)imidazole ribonucleotide mutase, which produces MSKPFVAILMGSDSDLPIMEASFEVLTKLGITFEAKVTSAHRTPQATHDYVTDADKRGCAAFICAAGMAAHLAGAVSATTLKPVIGVPINGSLDGLDALLSTVQMPGGIPVATVAIGKAGAKNAAYLAAQIIGVADADMHQKLIAERAENAKAVMAKDAALQEKLKNR; this is translated from the coding sequence ATGAGCAAACCTTTTGTCGCAATTTTGATGGGCTCAGATTCGGATTTACCCATTATGGAAGCCTCGTTTGAAGTGCTCACCAAACTGGGCATCACTTTTGAAGCCAAGGTAACCTCGGCCCACCGTACCCCACAAGCCACCCATGATTACGTGACCGATGCTGATAAGCGCGGTTGTGCAGCGTTTATTTGTGCTGCGGGCATGGCGGCTCACCTAGCCGGTGCTGTTTCGGCCACCACACTTAAGCCGGTTATCGGCGTGCCTATTAATGGTTCTCTGGACGGATTGGATGCCTTGCTGTCTACCGTACAAATGCCTGGTGGTATTCCCGTTGCGACGGTAGCAATTGGTAAAGCTGGCGCCAAAAATGCCGCTTATCTTGCAGCGCAAATTATCGGTGTTGCCGATGCCGATATGCATCAGAAGCTGATTGCCGAGCGCGCAGAAAATGCCAAGGCTGTTATGGCTAAAGATGCGGCGCTGCAGGAAAAGCTGAAGAATCGCTAA
- a CDS encoding L-threonylcarbamoyladenylate synthase translates to MDYRFHPATRRCVTELNAGGVIAYPTEAVWGLGCDPYNRHGVERILSLKNRSADKGLILVAANLQQIAWLLEGLTTEQLKTLEASWPGHVTWLLPHHNSLPANVYGTHPTIAVRVSAHSVVRALCESFGGPIISTSANPQTLPPARNATDVRRYFGCSGVSFAAGVVGKNAAPSVIKDLATGKTLRV, encoded by the coding sequence TTGGACTATCGATTCCACCCCGCCACCCGTCGTTGTGTCACTGAGCTAAATGCGGGTGGCGTTATTGCCTATCCTACCGAGGCCGTTTGGGGACTCGGTTGCGACCCCTACAATCGACATGGGGTCGAGCGCATTTTAAGCCTTAAAAATCGCAGCGCCGACAAAGGCCTCATTTTGGTTGCGGCCAATCTACAGCAGATAGCCTGGCTGCTGGAAGGGCTGACAACCGAACAGCTTAAAACCCTCGAAGCCAGTTGGCCGGGCCACGTGACTTGGCTGCTACCCCACCACAATAGCCTGCCGGCCAATGTGTACGGCACTCATCCAACGATCGCTGTGAGAGTAAGTGCTCACTCTGTCGTAAGAGCGCTTTGTGAAAGCTTCGGTGGACCGATCATCTCCACCTCGGCCAACCCGCAAACGCTGCCGCCTGCACGCAACGCCACCGATGTGCGCCGCTATTTCGGTTGCTCGGGTGTATCATTTGCGGCGGGCGTGGTGGGTAAGAATGCTGCTCCCTCCGTGATCAAGGATTTAGCGACGGGTAAAACCCTGCGCGTCTAA
- the hemF gene encoding oxygen-dependent coproporphyrinogen oxidase: protein MAPPDKAAVKAYLQDLQNRICVDLASVDGEGEFKEDTWERAEGGGGKSRVLVDGGVIEKGGVNFSHVMGEQLPASASAHRPELAGRRFEAMGVSLVIHPHNPYVPTSHANVRFFIAEKEGADPVWWFGGGYDLTPYYGNKEDCIHWHQTAKNACEPFGQDVYPRYKKWCDDYFYLKHRDEPRGVGGLFFDDLNEPGFEQSFAFMRAIGDSYAAAYLPIIKRRKDTSFGDRERQFQLYRRGRYVEFNLVFDRGTLFGLQTGGRTESILMSLPPLVRWEYNWQPEPGSAEAELYQQYLQPREWLT from the coding sequence ATGGCACCGCCAGACAAGGCCGCAGTTAAAGCCTACCTGCAGGATTTACAAAATCGAATCTGTGTCGATCTGGCTTCTGTCGATGGCGAGGGTGAATTTAAGGAAGATACCTGGGAGCGTGCCGAAGGTGGCGGTGGAAAGTCGCGCGTACTGGTTGATGGTGGCGTTATCGAGAAAGGCGGGGTAAATTTTTCCCACGTAATGGGAGAGCAGTTACCCGCATCGGCAAGCGCCCATCGCCCCGAGCTAGCGGGCAGGCGCTTCGAAGCGATGGGTGTCTCCCTGGTGATTCACCCACACAATCCCTACGTTCCCACTAGCCATGCGAATGTGCGCTTTTTTATCGCCGAAAAAGAAGGCGCCGATCCGGTCTGGTGGTTTGGTGGCGGCTACGATCTCACCCCGTATTACGGTAACAAAGAAGACTGTATCCACTGGCATCAAACCGCAAAAAACGCCTGCGAACCATTTGGGCAGGATGTCTATCCGCGCTATAAAAAATGGTGTGACGACTACTTCTATCTCAAGCATCGCGACGAGCCAAGAGGTGTCGGAGGCCTGTTTTTTGATGATTTAAACGAACCGGGCTTTGAACAGAGTTTCGCGTTTATGCGGGCCATTGGCGACAGCTATGCCGCTGCGTACCTACCTATCATCAAGCGCCGCAAAGACACGAGCTTCGGCGACCGTGAGAGACAGTTTCAACTTTATCGGCGCGGTCGTTATGTCGAGTTTAATTTAGTCTTCGATCGCGGTACTCTGTTTGGCCTGCAGACGGGTGGGCGTACGGAATCCATATTAATGTCCCTCCCGCCACTGGTGCGCTGGGAATACAACTGGCAGCCCGAACCGGGCAGTGCCGAAGCAGAACTTTACCAACAATATTTGCAACCCAGGGAGTGGCTGACTTGA
- the aroE gene encoding shikimate dehydrogenase, whose product MNTTTPVVDHYCVFGNPIEHSKSPQIHSAFAAQTGQNLEYSRELVELDAFAKAAADFFEQGGNGANVTVPFKQDAFEFADLLTDRARIAGAVNTLARLEDGQIIGDNTDGVGMVHDITQRLGWEIKGKRVLILGAGGAVRGVLLPLLQEEPALVAIANRTKSKSEELARLFKEFGKLQGFSYNTLPNEPFDLIINGTSAGFSGDVPPVHFGCFTENTMVYDMMYGDEPTEFLRFAEDMGVTKLSDGVGMLVGQAAESFRLWRGVEPQTQAVIEMLSKRS is encoded by the coding sequence TTGAATACAACAACACCCGTCGTAGATCACTATTGTGTCTTCGGCAACCCGATAGAACATTCCAAATCTCCGCAAATCCACAGTGCTTTTGCTGCGCAAACCGGGCAAAACCTTGAATACTCGCGCGAATTAGTAGAACTCGATGCTTTTGCCAAAGCCGCAGCAGACTTTTTTGAGCAAGGTGGGAACGGCGCCAATGTGACTGTACCCTTTAAACAGGATGCATTTGAATTCGCAGATCTACTTACCGACCGTGCTCGTATTGCGGGTGCCGTGAATACCCTGGCGCGTTTGGAGGATGGCCAGATTATTGGCGATAACACCGACGGCGTGGGTATGGTTCACGATATTACCCAACGCCTGGGCTGGGAGATCAAAGGCAAACGCGTGCTGATTCTCGGCGCCGGTGGTGCAGTGCGCGGGGTGCTGCTGCCCCTGCTGCAGGAAGAGCCTGCTTTGGTGGCCATCGCCAACCGCACCAAATCCAAATCGGAAGAGCTGGCTCGGCTGTTTAAAGAATTCGGCAAATTGCAGGGCTTCAGCTACAACACCCTGCCCAACGAGCCCTTCGACCTGATTATCAACGGCACCTCCGCAGGCTTTAGTGGCGATGTACCGCCAGTACACTTTGGTTGTTTCACCGAAAATACCATGGTATACGATATGATGTACGGCGATGAGCCCACCGAGTTTCTGCGTTTTGCCGAAGATATGGGCGTCACAAAACTGAGTGATGGCGTTGGTATGCTGGTAGGCCAGGCGGCGGAATCTTTTCGCTTATGGCGAGGCGTAGAGCCGCAAACACAAGCCGTTATCGAGATGCTTAGCAAGCGGAGCTAA
- a CDS encoding retropepsin-like aspartic protease family protein, producing MKKAQYLLAILVSFSLGWLGHSLHTSPAQQPQSSPVISRSEASPATAVEPRNPVVPVRRLPRGEPSPAQMGPQQTPPSGEIKTALEIFTDLLHQYRFEQAANLYAEHQPGLNLGQQQKWRSVLLDFLFERLNNGETERFAELTETWLHYQYNDIDVLLLQAKYQRVMGYYSDALQTYMAAKSYADYANQQNKVHTELQSFIYNRDSSWAGQDKWYELLTFYGQLEQLGILNRAQKYRYAELLLMHSDEKGADIILDELAQLGGWKARVRQLRANYRKEGGYHAGASSAPGFDSAIALAAQGSHHLLNVKINNNYQPTLLLDTGASITMLTADAFEKAAGSGGWQDLGLKQFNTANGLAVGRLMLAERLEMGEYTLTNVQIAVHEVEMGDKVEGLLGMNVLSQFHFQIDQDNQRLLLTPRE from the coding sequence ATGAAGAAAGCCCAATATCTACTGGCGATACTGGTGTCTTTCTCGTTGGGCTGGTTAGGCCACTCACTGCATACCAGCCCGGCTCAACAGCCGCAGTCCTCGCCCGTTATCTCCCGCAGTGAAGCATCGCCCGCAACAGCCGTTGAACCCCGAAACCCGGTTGTTCCGGTTCGGCGCCTGCCAAGAGGCGAACCCTCCCCCGCGCAAATGGGCCCACAGCAAACGCCGCCCTCCGGCGAAATAAAAACAGCACTGGAGATCTTTACCGATCTACTGCATCAATACCGCTTCGAGCAGGCGGCCAACTTATACGCCGAGCACCAGCCGGGCCTCAACCTGGGGCAGCAGCAGAAGTGGCGCAGCGTACTGCTGGATTTTCTCTTTGAGCGCCTTAACAATGGCGAAACTGAACGCTTTGCCGAGCTGACAGAAACCTGGCTGCACTACCAATACAACGATATTGATGTGCTATTGCTACAAGCCAAATATCAGCGTGTTATGGGCTACTACAGCGACGCGCTGCAAACCTATATGGCGGCTAAATCTTACGCGGACTACGCGAATCAGCAGAACAAGGTTCATACCGAATTACAGAGTTTTATCTATAACCGCGATTCAAGTTGGGCAGGTCAGGACAAGTGGTATGAGCTACTAACGTTCTACGGCCAACTGGAACAGCTGGGTATTCTCAACCGGGCGCAAAAATACCGCTACGCAGAGCTTCTGCTTATGCATAGCGATGAAAAGGGCGCCGATATAATCTTGGATGAGCTGGCGCAATTGGGCGGCTGGAAGGCGCGCGTGCGGCAACTCAGGGCAAATTATCGCAAAGAGGGCGGGTATCACGCGGGGGCGTCGAGCGCACCGGGTTTCGATTCGGCGATAGCGCTTGCGGCCCAGGGCAGCCATCATTTGCTTAACGTTAAAATCAATAATAATTACCAGCCGACCCTGCTCTTGGACACCGGCGCCTCCATTACCATGCTCACCGCAGACGCCTTCGAAAAAGCCGCCGGTTCCGGTGGCTGGCAGGATCTTGGCCTGAAACAATTCAATACCGCCAACGGGCTCGCCGTCGGCCGCCTAATGTTAGCCGAGCGGCTAGAAATGGGCGAGTACACCCTCACTAATGTACAGATCGCTGTTCATGAAGTAGAAATGGGTGACAAGGTTGAAGGCCTGCTGGGCATGAATGTACTGAGCCAGTTTCATTTTCAGATCGATCAGGATAATCAGCGACTATTACTCACGCCCAGGGAGTAA
- a CDS encoding DUF4405 domain-containing protein has translation MKKVKINFFTDIIAFVCFVFLLSTGVIMQYLLPPGSGRWVELWKMNRHEWGEIHFWLAIVFLAVVAFHLLMHRKWIVALVLGKTASGRLGEKNRQRICYGLVALLVLVLIAVAPIITFYV, from the coding sequence ATGAAGAAAGTCAAAATCAACTTCTTTACCGATATTATCGCCTTCGTGTGCTTTGTTTTTTTGCTCTCCACCGGCGTTATTATGCAATACCTACTGCCGCCCGGCAGTGGTCGCTGGGTTGAACTGTGGAAGATGAACCGCCACGAGTGGGGCGAAATTCACTTTTGGCTGGCGATAGTTTTTCTTGCGGTAGTGGCCTTTCATTTACTTATGCATCGGAAGTGGATTGTGGCGTTGGTTCTAGGTAAAACCGCCTCTGGCCGCTTGGGGGAGAAAAACCGCCAGCGTATATGCTACGGCCTGGTTGCGTTACTGGTTTTAGTGCTGATCGCTGTGGCGCCAATAATTACCTTTTACGTATAA
- a CDS encoding KAP family P-loop NTPase fold protein, which produces MAENEQAQKTSDRSERPRDVRELTKRYKSLEKKSRNYPSLIASRQALRLLPLLAKNGNFNYWLHKEQKAPLDNRAKALLAIYSYDQLVVKHAYGEAVGGREIRGSAYIAFDAANYSSVFGVYPDVGGAVSFAFSSQLSHAYLIKENLEQDIQLAETLSDITELAAFPLWQNGTPEEILQLYREQFTPAVKALIEETENSLTRAALAKMLADYSALLVDAGPEKTVVASNESTPETANILHDRLNRKKLVSGLADILAYEKNTGHQTIGLLGHWGSGKSAVLNLLKQNLKHQHAEAHFLFGEFNAWAYEYAKNIQAAMAHEVIKSLTSFQGFTELREQPGGKRWLLAAGNGIKNLCWVLFVRSRLTLGFAIRKHPLRVLGLAGWLTLLFLLGLFTLDNLPKLPNLVASVSYEFLAALVGMLVAISRIPKDIRTLIAQPYTKELLTYVKLPRYAEHIGEVSEMRNDIRLMCDLRLRSGSADQHYWLGSALKKKRLLFVVDDLDRCGPEGIVKTFEAVRLILDIPQVSVVIAIDQRIALAALALHYKELQDYHALRDAKSIARDYLGKMIHYPVVLRDPDYQTSQGFMSSVWDDGDTETFNQWHKLLEAEQTTEKPVVEQKDKNAPEVKKPQDSDENITEAELAEVVIQLPSPEATIEEIIGLSAEQKASFVFWCNKFGIKNPRQLKRLHNSYNLLRKVRHSPDPQIDNDRPPAFGWLTCLLLLEFINNEESEQNRNAYRNYLREHISLQQCSKKAVLDEALAIIDKAAALESNIEGLTRLEARKKLLSFIDLFVLPAIDGSGAEAVIACSTDNPPPVEPVAE; this is translated from the coding sequence ATGGCAGAAAATGAACAAGCGCAAAAAACCTCGGATCGAAGCGAAAGGCCGCGTGATGTTAGAGAGTTAACAAAACGGTACAAAAGCCTAGAGAAAAAAAGCCGAAATTATCCCTCGCTGATTGCGAGCCGGCAGGCCTTGCGCTTACTGCCTTTGTTAGCTAAAAACGGAAATTTTAATTACTGGCTGCATAAGGAGCAAAAGGCACCACTGGATAATCGTGCCAAAGCGCTGCTGGCGATTTATAGCTACGATCAGTTGGTGGTGAAACATGCCTATGGGGAAGCGGTCGGTGGCAGAGAGATTCGGGGCTCTGCCTACATTGCCTTCGACGCCGCCAACTACTCTTCAGTCTTCGGGGTCTACCCTGATGTTGGCGGCGCTGTCTCCTTTGCCTTCAGTTCCCAGCTATCTCACGCATATTTGATAAAGGAAAATCTGGAGCAGGATATACAACTCGCGGAAACATTATCGGATATAACCGAGCTAGCCGCCTTCCCCCTTTGGCAGAATGGAACGCCTGAAGAGATTCTTCAACTGTACCGGGAGCAGTTTACCCCGGCAGTTAAGGCTTTAATTGAAGAGACCGAAAACAGTTTAACGCGCGCCGCACTGGCTAAAATGCTGGCGGACTATTCGGCATTGCTGGTTGACGCCGGCCCAGAAAAAACGGTTGTCGCGAGCAATGAAAGTACGCCAGAAACCGCGAATATTTTGCACGATCGTCTTAACCGAAAAAAATTGGTTAGCGGCCTGGCCGATATACTGGCCTACGAAAAAAACACCGGCCATCAAACCATTGGTTTGCTGGGCCACTGGGGCTCTGGCAAAAGTGCGGTTTTGAATCTGTTAAAACAAAATTTAAAACACCAGCATGCAGAGGCGCATTTTCTATTTGGTGAATTTAATGCCTGGGCCTATGAGTACGCCAAAAATATTCAAGCGGCCATGGCCCACGAGGTGATAAAAAGCCTTACCAGCTTTCAAGGTTTTACCGAGCTTAGGGAACAGCCCGGCGGGAAGCGCTGGTTGTTGGCCGCCGGTAACGGTATAAAAAATCTGTGTTGGGTGCTGTTTGTTCGCTCGCGCTTAACCTTGGGTTTTGCCATACGTAAACATCCGTTGCGTGTATTGGGCTTGGCAGGCTGGTTAACGCTATTGTTTCTATTGGGCCTCTTTACCCTGGACAACCTGCCGAAACTTCCGAATTTGGTGGCCAGCGTAAGTTATGAATTTCTGGCGGCACTGGTGGGCATGCTGGTCGCTATATCGCGTATTCCGAAAGACATTCGCACCCTTATTGCCCAGCCCTACACCAAAGAGCTCTTAACCTATGTAAAGCTGCCCCGCTACGCCGAGCATATTGGCGAAGTGTCAGAAATGCGTAACGATATTCGCCTAATGTGCGATCTGCGCCTGCGTTCCGGCAGTGCCGATCAACACTATTGGCTGGGTTCGGCCCTTAAGAAAAAGCGTTTGCTTTTTGTGGTGGATGATTTAGACCGCTGTGGCCCGGAAGGAATTGTGAAAACGTTTGAAGCGGTGCGTTTAATTCTGGATATCCCACAGGTCAGTGTTGTGATTGCCATCGACCAGCGCATTGCGTTGGCTGCCCTGGCTCTGCACTACAAAGAGCTACAGGACTACCACGCCCTGCGCGATGCCAAATCCATTGCCCGCGATTATCTCGGCAAAATGATTCACTACCCCGTGGTGTTAAGAGATCCCGATTACCAAACCTCGCAGGGTTTTATGAGCAGTGTCTGGGACGATGGTGATACGGAAACATTTAACCAGTGGCATAAGTTGCTCGAAGCCGAGCAAACAACAGAGAAGCCGGTTGTAGAGCAAAAGGATAAAAACGCGCCGGAGGTTAAAAAACCGCAAGACAGTGATGAGAATATCACCGAAGCGGAATTGGCTGAGGTGGTTATTCAGCTGCCGTCGCCGGAAGCCACTATCGAAGAAATTATTGGCCTTAGCGCCGAGCAGAAAGCCTCGTTTGTGTTCTGGTGCAATAAATTTGGTATAAAGAATCCGCGCCAGTTAAAACGCTTACATAACAGTTACAACCTGTTGCGCAAGGTGCGTCACTCGCCAGACCCGCAAATCGATAACGACCGGCCTCCAGCCTTTGGCTGGTTAACCTGTTTACTGCTATTGGAGTTTATCAACAACGAAGAAAGTGAGCAGAACCGCAACGCCTACCGTAACTATCTGCGCGAGCATATCTCTCTGCAGCAATGTTCCAAGAAAGCGGTGCTGGATGAAGCCCTCGCTATTATCGATAAAGCCGCTGCGCTGGAGTCGAATATAGAGGGGCTGACGCGGTTGGAAGCGCGTAAAAAACTTTTAAGCTTTATCGACCTGTTTGTACTGCCCGCCATTGATGGCAGCGGAGCCGAAGCCGTTATTGCCTGTTCAACCGACAACCCCCCGCCCGTTGAGCCCGTTGCGGAGTAG
- a CDS encoding iron chelate uptake ABC transporter family permease subunit, whose product MIDFDLLSLLALPLLGGIGIALIAGPLGAFVVWRRMAYFGDTLAHSALLGVALGVMADVNLTLAMLFAGAVISLALWKLQSRASLASDTLLGILSHSSLALGLICVSLLSSNRINLFGYLFGDLLTVGIKDLLVIYLAGAACLGILFAFWRPLVMSAVDEDLARVEGYAIEKLRLLLMLLMATVVALSMKLVGVLLITALLIIPAAASRRLTRSPEAMAIGAAVIGVFSVIGGMLASVVLDLPAGPAIVLSATFVFLGCLGVKQR is encoded by the coding sequence ATGATTGATTTCGACTTGCTCTCACTACTCGCCCTGCCCCTACTGGGCGGAATAGGTATTGCGCTTATCGCCGGCCCCCTGGGTGCTTTTGTGGTGTGGCGGCGTATGGCCTACTTTGGCGATACGCTCGCGCATTCCGCCCTGCTGGGGGTGGCGCTTGGCGTTATGGCCGACGTGAATCTCACGCTCGCGATGCTATTCGCCGGGGCCGTTATCAGCCTCGCCCTCTGGAAACTGCAAAGCCGTGCCAGCCTTGCCTCCGATACATTGCTGGGGATTCTTTCCCACAGCTCGTTGGCCCTGGGGCTAATCTGTGTCAGCCTGCTTTCCAGCAATCGTATTAACCTGTTTGGCTATCTGTTTGGCGATCTGTTAACGGTTGGCATAAAAGACCTTCTGGTGATTTATCTTGCCGGCGCGGCATGCCTGGGAATTCTCTTCGCGTTCTGGCGCCCACTGGTAATGTCTGCCGTGGACGAAGATTTAGCGCGGGTGGAAGGCTATGCCATAGAAAAGCTGCGCTTACTGCTGATGCTGTTAATGGCCACGGTGGTTGCCCTGTCCATGAAGCTGGTGGGTGTACTGTTAATTACAGCCCTGCTGATTATCCCCGCCGCCGCCAGCCGAAGGTTAACCCGCTCGCCGGAAGCGATGGCGATTGGTGCTGCGGTGATTGGCGTATTCTCGGTGATTGGCGGCATGCTCGCTTCGGTCGTATTGGATTTACCTGCGGGCCCAGCCATCGTACTAAGCGCCACCTTCGTATTTTTAGGCTGCTTGGGGGTTAAGCAGCGCTAG